Proteins encoded in a region of the Polyodon spathula isolate WHYD16114869_AA chromosome 9, ASM1765450v1, whole genome shotgun sequence genome:
- the LOC121320916 gene encoding LOW QUALITY PROTEIN: probable ribonuclease ZC3H12C (The sequence of the model RefSeq protein was modified relative to this genomic sequence to represent the inferred CDS: deleted 2 bases in 1 codon): MSVCFPVNDYRTLYFQEYRNIKSADPGICDNFMGLKDHLDGGIDAIHDLDYLHVESTDQQLGATSLWSRIEKPIMDKVNSRKEDGSASSVEDTTCNSSFGDSEESASSDSESEYLNSSTATDSSPLTKTHRQLCRSPCMEPSVVIRTEIAQDLKPEESHETPKEDKKPLDVVREYQTKMEFALKLGYSEEHVQLVLSKMGPEALINDILGELVKMGSMSEADQALSGGSGGGCGSSSSSTSACISSSSSTESHHPDSPSQEELSDDTDNLRPIVLDGSNVAMSHGNKEVFSCHGIKLAVDWFLDRGHKDITVFVPAWRKEQSRPDALITDQEILRKLEREKILVFTPSRRVQGRRVVCYDDRFIVKLAYESNGIIVSNDNYRDLANEKPEWKKFIDERLLMYSFVTDKFMPPDDPLGRHGPSLDNFLRKRPIVPEHKKQPCPYGKKCTYGHKCKFYHPERGTQPQRSVADELRAIAKNTAANGINEGGLVKSHSMPSSSKSDIKRTAPKRQSDPSIRTPAYHELEEKLSAKIKAETRSVPSPVIKSSSPHPHSQKHQPSAPTNNGLHPSQRASMIVNKNHGMPVAYNEQYPKCDSPVDMNYYSMVNAYSNLSISGPRSPDRHFSVDTDYRISSVASDCSSEGSMSCNSSDSYIGYNERSYMSSPDPLLEENLKCHHHHHPPPPPPPPQNRLHSQPFGHNYYDALARVQSFEHEEPKSHLKPSIPSLPPHLQHPVVGARSSCPTDYPGPQNHQHSQTRALVSTRIDSHSDSRLYHNSPLRQRKPHPGQEHFGSWDSLSYGMDAYGYHQGYSLPSKPTQPCYEQFTFQSLPENRDQSWRMPWGRSMPQQEPPKPSRYQDIREKVFLNLCNIFPPDVVQMVMNRSPHMMDAQQLAAAILAEKTQQSY, translated from the exons GATTATAGGACACTTTACTTCCAAGAGTACCGAAATATTAAAAGTGCGGACCCAGGCATATGCGACAACTTCATGGGCTTGAAAGATCATCTGGACGGTGGAATAGATGCCATCCATGACCTGGATTACCTACATGTGGAGAGCACAGACCAACAGCTCGGTGCAACCTCACTGTGGTCTAGGATAGAGAAGCCCATAATGGACAAAGTAAACTCCAGGAAGGAAGATGGCTCGGCAAGCTCCGTGGAGGACACCACCTGCAACAGCTCCTTTGGGGATTCAGAGGAGAGTGCTAGTTCTGACAGTGAGTCCGAGTACCTCAACAGCAGCACAGCAACGGACTCTAGTCCCTTGACAAAAACCCACCGGCAACTGTGCCGGTCACCATGCATGGAGCCATCTGTGGTTATTAGGACTGAGATCGCACAGGATCTAAAGCCAGAGGAAAGCCACGAGACACCCAAAGAGGACAAGAAACCACTGGACGTAGTCAGGGAGTACCAGACCAAAATGGAATTTGCCCTCAAGCTAGGGTATTCTGAGGAGCATGTCCAGCTCGTTCTGAGCAAGATGGGCCCAGAGGCGTTGATCAATGACATCCTGGGGGAGCTG GTGAAAATGGGGAGCATGTCTGAGGCTGACCAGGCCTTGTCGGGTGGTAGTGGTGGGGGCTGTGGTTCCTCATCCTCCTCCACTTCGGCTTGTATCTCATCCTCTTCCTCCACAGAGTCACACCACCCCGACTCGCCTTCTCAAGAAGAGTTGTCTGACGACACAGACAACCTGAGGCCCATAGTCCTCGATGGCAGTAATGTGGCCATGAG CCATGGCAACAAGGAAGTGTTTTCCTGTCACGGAATTAAACTGGCAGTGGACTGGTTTTTGGATCGTGGCCATAAAGACATCACAGTGTTTGTGCCCGCCTGGAGAAAAGAACAATCTAGACCAGATGCCCTTATAACAG accaAGAAATCTTGCGGAAACTGGAAAGGGAGAAGATACTGGTGTTCACCCCTTCACGACGTGTGCAGGGGCGGAGGGTGGTCTGTTATGATGACCGGTTCATAGTCAAGCTCGCCTATGAGTCGAACGGCATCATTGTATCCAATGACAACTACAGGGATCTGGCCAACGAGAAGCCTGAATGGAAGAAGTTTATTGATGAACGATTGCTGATGTATTCCTTTGTTACTGACAA GTTCATGCCACCTGATGATCCACTGGGTCGCCACGGCCCAAGCTTGGATAACTTCTTGAGAAAAAGACCCATTGTAccagaacacaaaaaacaacctTGCCCATATG gAAAAAAGTGCACTTACGGGCATAAGTGTAAATTTTATCACCCAGAGAGAGGTACTCAGCCCCAGCGCTCTGTAGCGGATGAGCTTCGTGCCATAGCTAAAAACACAGCGGCCAATGGAATAAACGAAGGTGGGCTGGTCAAGAGTCACAGCATGCCGTCAAGCTCCAAATCCGACATCAAGCGCACAGCACCAAAGAGACAGTCAGACCCCAGTATCAGGACTCCAGCGTACCACGAGCTAGAAGAGAAGCTGAGCGCCAAAATCAAAGCGGAGACACGCTCTGTTCCCTCGCCGGTTATCAAAAGCAGTTCCCCTCATCCTCATTCTCAGAAACATCAGCCCTCTGCCCCAACAAACAATGGCCTTCATCCCTCTCAAAGAGCATCTATGATTGTGAACAAAAACCACGGGATGCCCGTGGCTTACAACGAGCAGTACCCCAAATGTGACTCCCCGGTTGACATGAACTACTACTCCATGGTTAATGCATACTCCAACCTGAGCATCTCGGGGCCCAGGAGCCCAGATAGGCATTTTTCTGTCGACACAGATTACCGGATCAGCTCTGTCGCCTCAGACTGCAGCAGCGAAGGCAGCATGAGCTGTAACAGCAGTGACTCTTACATTGGATACAACGAACGCTCTTACATGAGCTCCCCAGACCCGCTGCTAGAGGAGAACCTCAAAtgtcatcaccaccaccacccacctcctcctcctcctcctcctcagaatCGCCTTCATTCACAGCCTTTTGGCCACAATTATTATGATGCCTTAGCCCGAGTTCAAAGTTTTGAGCATGAGGAGCCGAAATCTCATCTTAAGCCATCcattccctccctcccccctcaccTACAACACCCAGTGGTGGGGGCCCGCTCTAGTTGCCCAACCGACTACCCTGGACCACAGAATCACCAGCACTCCCAGACCAGAGCCTTGGTTTCGACTCGGATTGACAGCCACTCTGACTCGCGACTTTACCACAACTCCCCACTGCGGCAAAGGAAGCCCCATCCTGGCCAGGAGCACTTTGGGAGTTGGGACAGCCTGAGTTATGGGATGGATGCTTATGGCTACCACCAAGGCTACTCTTTACCCAGTAAACCCACGCAGCCTTGTTACGAGCAGTTCACATTCCAAAGCTTGCCTGAGAACCGGGATCAGTCCTGGAGGATGCCCTGGGGACGCAGCATGCCTCAGCAGGAGCCCCCAAAGCCTTCAAGATATCAGGATATCCGGGAGAAGGTCTTTCTAAACCTTTGCAATATCTTCCCACCCGACGTGGTGCAGATGGTAATGAATAGGAGTCCTCACATGATGGATGCTCAGCAGCTGGCTGCTGCAATTCTAGCAGAAAAGACCCAACAAAGTTACTGA